The following proteins come from a genomic window of Leptospira andrefontaineae:
- a CDS encoding DUF2752 domain-containing protein, with protein MWDQLRNQLKGFLILEAGPTGGPVSNPIFRLLFTISLSLIVFLVLAILISFQLPLETESEHWFTICWWKQLTGWDCPGCGLTRSVICFFRGDFSGSWNYHPFGIPIAILGTSGFIIRWNLGKQVWRKILENRFTEVFAYLGVISIFVWYYIKHFY; from the coding sequence ATGTGGGACCAGCTGCGAAATCAGCTTAAGGGTTTTTTAATATTAGAAGCCGGACCCACAGGCGGTCCGGTTTCTAATCCCATATTTCGATTACTTTTTACTATTTCATTATCTTTAATCGTATTTCTTGTCCTAGCCATTTTAATTTCTTTTCAACTTCCATTAGAGACCGAATCGGAACATTGGTTCACGATCTGTTGGTGGAAACAGTTAACAGGTTGGGATTGTCCAGGCTGTGGGCTGACTAGATCCGTGATTTGTTTTTTTAGAGGGGATTTTTCCGGGTCCTGGAACTATCATCCATTCGGAATTCCAATCGCCATTTTAGGGACTTCCGGTTTTATCATCCGATGGAATCTAGGCAAACAAGTATGGAGAAAAATTTTAGAAAATCGTTTTACTGAAGTTTTTGCCTATTTAGGAGTTATTTCAATTTTTGTTTGGTACTATATCAAACATTTCTATTAA
- the xseA gene encoding exodeoxyribonuclease VII large subunit: MEETKTYSVSEINSIVKQLLTGPDILRNIWIQGEISNYSKSHQGHIYFNLKDPKSLIACTFFSYSNGRYKGKPLENGMEIKAFGAISVYEPRGQYNLNISKVEELGQGDLLLQIEELKRKLAAQGVFDPERKRKLPAFPWRIGVATSPTGAAIEDIIRISKQRFPNIDILISPCLVQGDGAPESIISAIKQLNDPKWDVDLIIAGRGGGSTEDLMAFNDEKVVLAFAQSRVPIISAVGHQIDSVLSDLAADHFAPTPTAAAEMAVPEMELVESGLSEFEVRLKTALKNQANNLKEKLRILTNNKTFLDPKSMLNDRILQLDEINSRIHLLGKNYLMSAQNKFNPVSTGLITSFKTQLERKKKEFQLLSGKLEGFSPLGTLKRGYSVVRKKGKKVVTSPAQLEKEEELEVILAEGRIRVSYQGEI; the protein is encoded by the coding sequence ATGGAAGAAACAAAAACATATTCCGTTTCGGAAATCAATTCAATCGTTAAACAACTTCTAACTGGTCCGGATATTCTTAGAAATATCTGGATCCAAGGAGAGATCTCTAATTATTCCAAATCTCATCAGGGCCATATTTATTTTAACCTAAAAGATCCAAAATCCCTGATCGCTTGCACTTTTTTCTCTTATAGCAATGGAAGATATAAGGGGAAACCTTTGGAAAATGGAATGGAGATAAAGGCATTCGGTGCAATCTCCGTTTACGAACCTAGGGGACAATATAATTTAAATATTTCTAAAGTAGAAGAGTTGGGACAAGGAGACCTTCTGCTTCAGATAGAAGAATTAAAAAGAAAACTTGCTGCTCAGGGAGTATTCGATCCGGAAAGAAAAAGGAAACTCCCAGCGTTTCCGTGGAGGATTGGTGTTGCCACTTCCCCTACAGGAGCAGCAATCGAAGATATTATCCGTATCTCTAAACAAAGATTTCCTAATATAGATATTTTGATCTCTCCATGCCTTGTACAAGGAGACGGAGCACCTGAATCCATTATTTCTGCAATTAAACAGTTGAATGATCCTAAGTGGGACGTGGATCTGATCATTGCAGGTCGAGGTGGCGGAAGTACGGAAGACCTAATGGCTTTTAATGACGAAAAAGTGGTACTCGCATTTGCACAAAGCCGTGTTCCGATTATATCTGCGGTTGGCCACCAGATTGATTCAGTTCTTTCCGATTTGGCGGCGGACCATTTTGCACCTACTCCTACGGCTGCAGCGGAAATGGCAGTACCTGAAATGGAACTTGTAGAATCGGGGCTTTCAGAATTCGAAGTTAGGCTAAAAACTGCTTTAAAAAATCAGGCAAACAATCTGAAAGAAAAGCTTAGAATACTGACGAATAACAAAACATTCTTAGATCCTAAATCCATGTTGAATGATCGTATTTTGCAATTGGATGAGATCAATTCCAGAATACATCTATTGGGCAAAAATTATCTAATGAGCGCCCAGAACAAATTTAATCCGGTATCTACCGGGCTTATTACTTCTTTTAAAACCCAGTTGGAAAGAAAGAAGAAGGAGTTCCAACTTCTCTCGGGAAAATTGGAAGGTTTTTCTCCTTTAGGCACCTTAAAAAGAGGATATTCTGTGGTCCGTAAGAAAGGAAAAAAAGTCGTTACATCTCCGGCACAATTGGAGAAAGAGGAAGAACTAGAGGTCATTTTGGCGGAAGGTAGGATTCGGGTTTCTTACCAAGGTGAAATATAA
- a CDS encoding DUF5684 domain-containing protein — translation MEESSGSGIGLVITAIVYIAILGVFLFSFWKIFEKAGRPGWAGIIPIYNLYVLMEIVGRPGWWFILFFVPCVGLVISILVAIDLAKSFGKTAGYAVLFIFGIGYPILAFSDSKYVGPAAKSA, via the coding sequence ATGGAAGAAAGTTCAGGTTCAGGAATCGGTTTAGTTATAACCGCGATCGTCTATATTGCGATCCTCGGGGTATTCCTATTTTCCTTCTGGAAAATTTTCGAAAAAGCAGGCAGACCCGGTTGGGCAGGGATCATTCCAATTTATAACCTTTATGTGTTAATGGAAATCGTTGGAAGACCTGGTTGGTGGTTTATCCTATTTTTCGTTCCTTGCGTTGGTCTCGTTATCAGCATTCTTGTTGCTATCGATTTGGCTAAATCATTCGGTAAAACTGCAGGTTATGCGGTACTTTTCATTTTTGGAATTGGATATCCAATACTAGCATTCTCTGATTCAAAATATGTGGGACCAGCTGCGAAATCAGCTTAA
- a CDS encoding sensor histidine kinase: protein MQALLRFLFGLNYRFALRQYRKAKILSSVNFAPVFTRNAYLEILIVLRYVYLILPIIILPFAFYDLVDAFSDAKDNSFVLFDLVFYAVFLTMNVLLNSGRLHRADLDRIKLLCRIGVLLLSLTGTCITVVVFPRLPEISLFSTAMFSVAIMFRFPDHTKYFIYTINYAILYGFIYYSGNREPVLLQNPLVTLFLILIFDRVSFLTLANTYLKTQRIIRLNERLREEDTNKSDMISIAVHDLKSPLSGIMSISTILRKNLKSFSDKEKKEILTDIESSSRKILGHIDDLVGIAASGFENIKIDYDIFNINSYIRSTIQNFDYQASLKRIQFHTQFDKEDLKIRSDRKAVASILDNLVSNAVKYSPPGGSIFIHSKLIKDNGDFIQIQISDEGKGFTDEDKKLLFSRFTRLSAKPTGNEPSTGVGLYAVHRLVELLNAKISLESKPGQGATFTLLFPRTKISD from the coding sequence ATGCAGGCGTTACTTAGGTTTCTTTTTGGGCTCAATTATCGTTTTGCACTCAGACAGTATAGAAAGGCAAAGATACTTTCTTCCGTGAATTTTGCTCCGGTATTCACAAGGAACGCTTATCTCGAAATTCTGATCGTACTCAGATATGTTTACCTGATCCTTCCTATTATCATTCTACCATTTGCATTCTATGATCTAGTGGATGCGTTTTCGGATGCTAAGGACAATTCGTTCGTTTTATTTGATCTCGTCTTTTATGCAGTTTTTCTGACAATGAATGTTCTTTTGAATTCAGGTCGTTTGCATAGAGCGGATCTGGATCGGATCAAATTACTTTGTAGGATCGGGGTACTTCTCCTGTCCTTAACCGGGACCTGTATCACAGTTGTGGTATTTCCTAGACTTCCCGAAATTTCTCTCTTTTCCACCGCAATGTTCAGTGTTGCAATCATGTTTAGATTCCCGGATCATACTAAATATTTTATCTACACGATCAATTATGCGATTTTATACGGTTTTATCTATTATAGCGGGAATCGAGAACCTGTACTTTTGCAAAACCCCCTTGTTACCTTGTTTTTGATCTTAATTTTCGATCGTGTGTCTTTCTTAACTTTGGCAAATACTTATCTTAAAACCCAAAGGATCATTCGTTTAAATGAAAGACTAAGGGAAGAAGATACAAATAAAAGTGATATGATCAGTATTGCAGTTCATGATCTGAAAAGCCCACTTTCTGGGATCATGAGTATTAGTACGATCCTTCGCAAAAACTTAAAATCATTTTCGGATAAGGAGAAGAAGGAGATCCTTACTGATATAGAAAGTTCTTCCAGAAAAATTTTAGGGCATATTGACGATCTTGTTGGAATTGCCGCTTCCGGCTTTGAGAATATTAAAATAGATTATGATATTTTTAATATTAATTCTTATATAAGATCTACTATCCAAAACTTTGATTACCAAGCTTCTCTAAAACGTATTCAATTCCATACCCAATTTGATAAGGAGGATCTTAAAATACGTTCTGATAGAAAAGCCGTGGCAAGTATTTTAGACAATTTAGTTTCAAATGCGGTAAAATATTCTCCTCCTGGAGGTTCTATATTCATACATTCTAAACTGATCAAAGATAATGGTGACTTCATACAGATTCAGATCAGTGATGAAGGAAAAGGATTCACAGATGAGGATAAAAAACTTTTGTTCTCTAGATTCACCCGACTTTCAGCTAAGCCCACTGGCAATGAACCTTCTACAGGAGTTGGGCTTTATGCGGTTCATAGATTAGTAGAACTATTGAATGCAAAGATCAGTTTGGAAAGTAAACCTGGACAAGGTGCGACATTCACACTTCTATTTCCTCGAACGAAAATTTCAGATTGA
- a CDS encoding membrane dipeptidase, which yields MNYRSVRRSVFSFVVCTMFFAGSASLFADPYWGTFKKDSCTSIFPGKRQYSAILYGIPSGQSWETTCANMGATINGQVFTKPSRCKNTGLNMWGEFDVLDDSCEANWSATDDGGAYNWTHKNDGCQTSGTYAGKRKYSSRIWNVVGITWEAACAQLPITIAGKTYTTPTKCVNTGTTGMWGEWYVADSSCESAPKAYARGAQDSLKRTGTLSGYVDLHTHPMAHLGFGGVIFHGAPYGEPATALADCPSMSNEGHSAGHSRVEAIVQDDIIGALLSTAKHDNRGYASFPYWPANNSYTHQTMYYEWVKRAYEGGLRTMVVLAVNGDYMFGATDNGLPDIIKGIAIATDPIYDLNDMNTLRRQTQAVYDMQTWIDQKSGGAGLGWFRIVKTPAEAQSVIAAGKLAVVLGAEVDYLVDCTTTTCTDSMITQGVQEMYDAGLRYIFPIHLKTNGFGGAGLYNILGSGTKYDCKHYGQDCNTAGLTSYGPKIMKALMKKGMIIDVGHMSARSLEGALTYAEQQAYPGIVTGHTGVYDMANKGNRHEANPTGAALKRIIALGGMIGLIPGQGNLDEVGEWRQNSDGSYISHACGGTTQTFAQSYQYLRNLIGDQAYDGRISVGTDFNGFAHMPGPRYGTRACPGGVSTIAQPDSAKVGYPFAPDASIRKAATLSALPSLGKYTFGNRTFDFNTEGASHIGLMPDFFEDLRQQGLKRSDLEPVYRSADFFNTMWQNAVTRGASIQ from the coding sequence ATGAATTATCGGTCAGTACGAAGGTCTGTATTCAGCTTCGTAGTATGTACGATGTTTTTCGCAGGAAGCGCATCCTTGTTTGCGGATCCTTATTGGGGAACATTCAAGAAGGATAGCTGTACGTCAATTTTCCCTGGCAAACGCCAGTATTCAGCAATCCTTTACGGGATCCCTTCGGGGCAAAGCTGGGAAACCACCTGCGCGAATATGGGAGCAACCATTAACGGCCAAGTATTTACTAAGCCTAGTCGTTGTAAGAACACTGGTTTGAATATGTGGGGAGAATTCGATGTACTCGACGACTCCTGCGAGGCAAACTGGTCCGCTACAGATGACGGTGGAGCTTATAACTGGACTCATAAGAATGATGGTTGCCAAACCTCTGGAACGTATGCGGGTAAAAGAAAATATTCTTCCCGTATTTGGAACGTTGTAGGCATCACCTGGGAAGCTGCTTGTGCGCAATTGCCGATCACCATCGCAGGTAAAACTTATACAACTCCAACTAAATGTGTAAACACCGGAACCACAGGAATGTGGGGAGAATGGTATGTTGCAGATTCAAGTTGTGAGTCCGCTCCAAAAGCGTATGCAAGAGGTGCTCAAGATTCTCTCAAAAGAACAGGAACTCTTTCAGGTTATGTGGATCTTCATACTCACCCAATGGCTCACCTAGGTTTCGGAGGAGTAATCTTCCATGGTGCTCCATATGGAGAACCGGCAACTGCACTCGCAGACTGCCCGAGTATGTCTAACGAAGGCCACTCTGCAGGACACTCCAGAGTAGAAGCAATCGTTCAAGACGATATTATTGGAGCTCTACTTTCTACGGCAAAACATGATAATAGAGGATACGCAAGTTTCCCTTATTGGCCTGCAAACAATAGTTACACTCACCAGACAATGTATTATGAGTGGGTTAAGCGTGCCTATGAAGGCGGCTTAAGAACTATGGTAGTTCTTGCTGTAAATGGTGATTATATGTTCGGAGCGACAGACAATGGTCTTCCGGATATTATCAAAGGGATCGCAATCGCAACTGATCCGATCTATGATCTAAACGACATGAACACTTTACGTCGTCAGACCCAAGCTGTATATGATATGCAAACTTGGATCGATCAGAAAAGTGGTGGAGCAGGGCTCGGTTGGTTCCGAATCGTAAAAACTCCTGCAGAAGCACAAAGTGTAATCGCTGCCGGTAAACTCGCAGTGGTATTAGGTGCAGAGGTAGATTACCTAGTAGATTGTACAACTACAACTTGTACTGATTCGATGATCACCCAAGGTGTTCAGGAAATGTATGACGCAGGTTTGCGTTATATCTTCCCAATTCACTTGAAAACCAACGGATTTGGCGGAGCAGGTCTCTATAATATCCTTGGAAGTGGAACCAAGTATGATTGTAAACATTACGGACAAGATTGTAATACCGCAGGTTTAACTTCTTACGGACCTAAGATCATGAAGGCCTTAATGAAAAAAGGTATGATCATAGATGTGGGCCATATGTCCGCAAGATCCTTGGAAGGAGCTTTAACTTATGCAGAACAACAAGCTTATCCAGGTATTGTTACAGGTCACACCGGCGTATATGATATGGCGAACAAAGGAAATCGTCATGAGGCAAACCCAACTGGTGCAGCACTCAAACGTATCATCGCTTTAGGTGGAATGATCGGACTAATCCCAGGACAAGGAAATCTGGATGAAGTAGGAGAGTGGAGACAAAATTCTGATGGTTCTTATATCTCTCACGCTTGTGGAGGAACCACCCAGACATTTGCACAATCCTATCAGTATCTTCGAAATCTGATCGGAGACCAAGCTTACGATGGAAGAATTTCTGTCGGGACCGACTTCAACGGATTCGCTCATATGCCTGGACCTCGGTACGGAACTCGTGCATGTCCTGGAGGAGTGTCTACGATCGCTCAACCTGATTCTGCTAAAGTAGGCTATCCTTTTGCTCCGGATGCTTCCATTAGAAAAGCTGCAACTCTTTCAGCTTTACCTTCTCTTGGAAAATATACATTCGGGAACAGGACATTCGACTTCAATACGGAAGGAGCTTCTCATATCGGGCTTATGCCGGACTTCTTTGAAGATTTAAGACAGCAAGGACTCAAACGTTCCGATCTGGAACCGGTTTATCGTTCCGCTGACTTCTTCAATACAATGTGGCAGAATGCGGTCACAAGAGGTGCAAGCATCCAATAA
- a CDS encoding exodeoxyribonuclease VII small subunit, translating into MSKKTEISFEQALTELEQIAENLERGQLTLEESIKSYERGMELRTLCQSILAEAEGKIEYLSKSGSGETQKKTANPKSETSSRAATPPADDDELF; encoded by the coding sequence ATGAGCAAAAAAACAGAAATCAGTTTTGAACAGGCCTTAACCGAATTGGAGCAGATCGCCGAAAATTTGGAAAGAGGACAATTGACCTTAGAAGAATCCATCAAATCTTATGAAAGAGGAATGGAGCTTAGAACACTTTGCCAATCTATCCTTGCGGAAGCAGAAGGAAAAATAGAATATCTTTCTAAATCAGGAAGTGGAGAAACCCAAAAGAAAACTGCGAATCCTAAGTCTGAAACTTCTTCTAGAGCGGCGACTCCACCTGCGGACGATGATGAGTTATTTTAA
- a CDS encoding LytR/AlgR family response regulator transcription factor translates to MVRAVLVEDDKLMARTIQHYCREAFGKSLVSLKTFDELTPALYSIKENPIDLLLLDINLKGQSGYEILKLPEKDSFYTIVISSDKQNAVSAFDFGVLDFVAKPFTRERFIAAIDRMKSASASKADSMRKNSISLKKDGMIEVIRFQDILYLEASGNFTEIHLKSGRKELIRKTMESVLAELNSDFFRSHRSFIINLSEVKKILHGKGNHFKVLLGDSAEVALSRSNYNTLKDMLG, encoded by the coding sequence ATGGTGAGAGCTGTTCTAGTTGAGGATGATAAGCTGATGGCAAGGACCATCCAGCATTATTGTAGAGAAGCATTTGGAAAAAGCCTAGTCTCTCTCAAAACATTCGATGAATTGACTCCTGCTCTTTATAGTATTAAGGAAAATCCAATCGACCTTCTTCTTTTAGATATTAATCTAAAGGGGCAATCAGGTTATGAGATACTAAAACTCCCTGAAAAAGATTCATTCTATACAATTGTGATCTCTTCCGATAAACAAAATGCAGTAAGTGCATTTGATTTTGGTGTTTTGGATTTTGTAGCAAAACCATTCACTAGAGAAAGATTTATTGCAGCAATAGATCGTATGAAATCTGCTTCCGCTTCTAAGGCGGATTCTATGCGTAAGAATAGTATCTCCTTGAAAAAAGACGGAATGATAGAAGTGATCCGTTTCCAGGATATTCTATATTTAGAGGCTTCCGGTAATTTTACGGAAATCCATCTCAAATCCGGGCGAAAAGAATTGATCCGCAAAACAATGGAGTCCGTTCTCGCCGAACTGAATTCGGATTTTTTTCGTTCTCATAGATCATTTATTATCAATTTATCCGAAGTAAAAAAGATCTTACATGGAAAAGGAAATCATTTCAAAGTCCTTCTTGGCGATTCCGCAGAAGTTGCCTTATCCAGGTCAAATTATAATACTCTAAAAGATATGTTGGGTTGA
- a CDS encoding DedA family protein, whose product MQFAGFDFYIQTLLDWVSGLPSALVWFFFAFSNFTENVFPPWPGDTVTAFGGFLLARGALSFWELVSSTLVGNLAGAWVMYAFGHKLLEWLKNKNFPFKSELYNEESIQKTLDWFSRNGVVVVIFSRFSAGIRFFVSIVAGMVDMRPVLFFSAFTLAVTIWCGILIYGGFYLGSHWEKVLEFLALYNKIFTGFFVTAVLGFIIYKKFFERRKEA is encoded by the coding sequence ATGCAATTCGCCGGATTCGATTTTTATATCCAAACTCTATTGGATTGGGTATCCGGTCTGCCTAGCGCCCTGGTCTGGTTTTTTTTCGCATTTTCCAATTTTACTGAAAACGTTTTTCCTCCTTGGCCAGGAGATACTGTTACTGCATTCGGAGGATTTTTACTCGCAAGAGGTGCCTTAAGTTTTTGGGAACTGGTCTCTAGCACCTTAGTTGGAAATCTTGCAGGTGCCTGGGTAATGTATGCATTCGGCCATAAGCTTCTCGAGTGGCTGAAGAATAAAAACTTTCCATTCAAATCAGAACTTTATAACGAAGAATCGATTCAAAAAACCTTGGATTGGTTTTCCAGAAATGGAGTGGTTGTAGTAATCTTCTCTAGATTCTCCGCAGGAATACGATTCTTTGTTTCTATCGTCGCTGGAATGGTGGATATGAGGCCTGTTTTGTTTTTCTCCGCATTCACATTAGCAGTCACTATTTGGTGTGGGATACTGATCTATGGTGGATTTTACCTAGGATCTCATTGGGAGAAGGTCCTGGAATTTTTAGCTTTGTATAATAAAATTTTTACAGGCTTCTTTGTGACCGCAGTTCTTGGATTTATAATCTACAAAAAGTTTTTCGAAAGAAGAAAGGAAGCCTAG
- a CDS encoding membrane dipeptidase, whose amino-acid sequence MKARFLRGRALGVVLLAIFATSTSVFGDPYWGTFKKDSCTAIFPGKRQYSAILYGIPSGQSWETTCANMGATINGQVFTKPSRCKNTGFNMWGEFDLIDDSCEANWSAPDEGGIYNYTHKNDGCQSSGTYAGKRKYSSRLWNIVGLTWEEACAKMPITIAGKTYTTPHRCVNTGGATGMWGEWYVADSSCESAPQAYNRGANDSLKRSGTLPGYVDLHTHPMANLGFGGVIFHGSPFGPATTALADCPSTSDEGHSAGHSRVEAIVQDDIIGALLGTARHDNRGYAGFPYWPANNSYTHQTMYYEWIKRAYEGGMRAMVVLAVNGDYMFGATDNGLPDIIKGIAIATDPVYDLNDMNTLRRQTQAVYDMQAWIDSQSGGPGQGWFRIVKTPAEAQSVISGGKLAVVLGAEVDYLVDCTGSNCNDSMITQGVQELYDLGLRYVFPIHLKTNGFGGAGLYNILGSGTKYDCKHYGQDCNTAGLTTYGQKVLRELMKKGMIIDVGHMSAKSLDGAITFAEQQSYPGIVTGHTGVYDMANKGNRHEANPTGAILKRISTLGGMIGLITGQGNLEEVSEWRQNSDGSYIAHACGGTSQTFAQSYQYLKNLIGDPAYDGRIAIGTDFNGFAHMPGPRFGTRACPGGTSVVAQPETSKVGYPFTPDSSIRLAATLAASPSLGKYSFGNRTFDFNTEGASHIGLMPDFFEDLRQQGLKRSDLEPVYRSADFFTTMWQNAVNRSGSIQ is encoded by the coding sequence ATGAAAGCTCGGTTTTTACGAGGTCGTGCGTTAGGTGTCGTACTATTAGCTATCTTTGCTACGAGTACGTCCGTTTTCGGCGATCCATATTGGGGAACATTTAAGAAGGATAGTTGCACTGCAATTTTTCCAGGGAAACGTCAATATTCAGCGATCCTTTATGGGATCCCATCAGGACAGAGTTGGGAAACTACCTGTGCTAATATGGGAGCAACCATTAATGGCCAAGTATTTACTAAGCCAAGTCGTTGCAAAAATACCGGATTCAATATGTGGGGAGAATTCGATCTGATCGATGATTCTTGCGAAGCGAACTGGTCTGCACCGGACGAAGGCGGTATCTATAACTACACTCATAAGAATGACGGTTGTCAGTCTTCCGGCACTTATGCAGGTAAAAGAAAGTATTCTTCACGTTTATGGAATATAGTCGGCCTGACTTGGGAAGAAGCCTGTGCGAAGATGCCGATTACAATCGCAGGTAAAACCTATACTACACCTCATAGATGTGTGAATACAGGTGGAGCCACAGGAATGTGGGGAGAATGGTATGTTGCAGATTCAAGTTGTGAATCCGCTCCACAAGCATATAATAGAGGAGCTAACGATTCTCTTAAGAGAAGTGGAACTCTTCCAGGTTATGTAGATCTTCATACTCACCCAATGGCAAATTTAGGTTTTGGTGGAGTGATCTTCCATGGATCTCCATTCGGACCGGCTACAACTGCATTAGCAGATTGTCCTAGCACTTCAGATGAAGGTCATTCTGCTGGACACTCAAGAGTAGAAGCAATCGTTCAAGATGATATTATCGGGGCCTTATTAGGAACGGCTCGTCACGATAATAGAGGATATGCTGGCTTCCCTTATTGGCCTGCGAATAATAGCTACACTCACCAAACCATGTACTATGAATGGATCAAACGTGCCTATGAAGGCGGTATGAGAGCCATGGTAGTACTCGCGGTCAATGGTGACTATATGTTCGGAGCTACTGATAACGGACTTCCAGACATTATCAAAGGAATTGCGATCGCTACCGATCCGGTTTATGACCTGAACGACATGAACACTTTACGTAGACAAACCCAAGCAGTGTATGATATGCAAGCCTGGATCGATTCTCAAAGTGGCGGTCCTGGTCAGGGCTGGTTCCGTATCGTAAAAACTCCAGCAGAGGCGCAAAGTGTGATCTCTGGTGGTAAACTTGCAGTGGTCTTAGGAGCGGAAGTAGACTATCTAGTAGATTGTACAGGAAGTAACTGTAACGATTCAATGATCACCCAAGGTGTTCAAGAGTTGTATGATCTTGGATTACGTTATGTGTTCCCGATCCACTTGAAAACCAACGGATTCGGTGGAGCAGGTCTCTATAATATCCTAGGAAGTGGAACCAAGTATGATTGTAAACACTATGGACAGGATTGTAACACCGCTGGTTTAACTACTTATGGACAGAAGGTGCTAAGAGAGTTGATGAAGAAAGGAATGATCATCGACGTGGGCCATATGTCCGCCAAATCTTTGGACGGAGCGATCACTTTTGCTGAGCAACAATCATATCCGGGTATCGTAACTGGTCACACCGGCGTGTATGATATGGCAAATAAGGGAAATCGTCATGAGGCAAACCCTACAGGTGCTATACTCAAACGTATCAGTACCTTAGGTGGAATGATCGGGCTTATTACCGGACAAGGAAATCTGGAAGAAGTAAGTGAGTGGAGACAAAACAGTGACGGCTCTTATATCGCACACGCTTGCGGTGGAACTAGCCAAACATTCGCTCAGTCTTACCAATATCTCAAAAATCTAATAGGTGATCCTGCTTATGATGGAAGGATTGCTATCGGAACAGATTTTAACGGATTTGCTCATATGCCTGGACCTCGTTTCGGAACTCGTGCATGTCCTGGAGGAACTTCAGTCGTTGCACAACCTGAAACTTCTAAAGTAGGATATCCATTCACTCCGGATTCTTCCATTCGATTAGCGGCAACTCTTGCGGCTTCTCCTTCTCTTGGAAAATACTCCTTCGGGAATAGGACATTCGATTTTAATACGGAAGGTGCCTCCCATATAGGGCTTATGCCTGACTTCTTCGAAGACTTGAGACAGCAGGGACTTAAACGTTCCGACCTGGAACCAGTTTATAGATCCGCAGACTTCTTCACTACAATGTGGCAGAACGCGGTAAATAGGAGCGGAAGCATCCAGTAA
- a CDS encoding AI-2E family transporter, producing MSPKEGQETNRKLFNLILGIFCIGTGLLLFVVLRPYFYSALVALILYLATRKQYKQLRRLVGPKFDPLAPYIMIGSVCMIVILPSYFMIRTLIEESLSILFKIRISLSEDKIIDTIMSLNILTDLFTDNPFFWVKLPEIYGDFAKNYIDILNLDSLYAVLSNASSFILGSIDLPAGIIMNLFFSLLLLFFFYQDGRKIERFILDNLPFSTEVEEQVGRKIASAVQTVFKGNLIVSIMQGAGVYILLLFAKISNPFLYASLAAFFSLIPVIGTSVVWLPIGLYLMFIENNIIGASLFMVMGLTLYIVLENVVKPKMLDKKLRIHPLLIFLSLIGGIQEFGIMGLVLGPVAVTMVVILWDFWKLYRKDFFAS from the coding sequence ATGTCCCCCAAAGAAGGACAGGAAACCAACCGAAAACTTTTCAACCTGATCTTAGGTATATTCTGTATCGGGACAGGACTCTTACTCTTCGTAGTTTTACGACCATATTTTTATTCCGCACTCGTTGCTTTGATCCTATACCTAGCCACTCGCAAACAATACAAACAGTTGAGAAGATTGGTTGGCCCCAAGTTCGATCCATTGGCCCCTTACATTATGATCGGCTCCGTTTGTATGATCGTAATTTTACCTTCTTATTTTATGATCCGTACTCTGATTGAAGAATCTCTTTCTATTTTATTTAAGATCAGGATCTCTCTTTCGGAAGATAAGATCATAGATACGATCATGAGTTTGAATATACTCACTGATCTTTTTACCGATAATCCTTTCTTCTGGGTAAAACTTCCTGAAATCTACGGGGATTTTGCTAAGAACTATATAGATATTTTGAACTTGGACAGCTTGTATGCTGTTTTGAGCAATGCTTCTTCTTTTATTTTAGGTTCCATCGATCTTCCTGCCGGAATTATCATGAATCTATTCTTCTCACTTTTACTTTTGTTCTTCTTCTACCAAGACGGAAGAAAGATAGAAAGATTCATCTTGGACAATCTACCCTTCTCCACTGAGGTAGAAGAGCAAGTAGGTAGAAAGATAGCCTCTGCTGTACAGACTGTATTTAAAGGAAATCTGATTGTTTCCATTATGCAAGGGGCTGGAGTTTATATTCTTCTTTTGTTCGCAAAAATTTCCAACCCTTTCTTATATGCGAGTCTTGCAGCATTCTTCTCTTTGATTCCGGTGATTGGAACCTCGGTGGTTTGGTTGCCGATCGGTCTTTATTTGATGTTTATTGAGAATAATATCATAGGTGCGAGCTTATTTATGGTAATGGGGCTCACCTTGTATATAGTTCTAGAGAATGTTGTAAAACCTAAGATGTTGGATAAAAAACTTAGGATACACCCTTTGTTGATCTTCTTATCTTTGATCGGGGGGATCCAAGAATTCGGGATTATGGGTCTGGTTTTAGGACCGGTTGCTGTCACAATGGTTGTGATCCTTTGGGACTTCTGGAAATTATACAGAAAAGATTTTTTCGCTAGTTAA